A section of the Thermodesulfovibrionales bacterium genome encodes:
- a CDS encoding glycosyltransferase, whose protein sequence is MKIAILGSKGMPVNYGGFETLAEEVSTRLVKKGHEVTVYCCRPYMKGDEDTYKGVRLVILPTVRLKGIERPLYELISLLHVSFLNAEVVLVLGPSPFCFLPRLFKKKVVINIDRFVRQQKKSEKTSSWYLRFSEQMSGNNSDAVVTSAKWMQEYYKKQYDKDSIYIAYGSDLKKYPPGEILRRFGLEPKGYILYVGPFEPAENPLMVREAFDELGDSA, encoded by the coding sequence GTGAAGATCGCGATCCTCGGCTCGAAGGGAATGCCGGTCAATTACGGAGGGTTCGAGACCCTGGCAGAAGAGGTTTCTACCCGTCTTGTGAAGAAGGGCCATGAGGTGACCGTCTACTGCTGCAGGCCCTATATGAAGGGCGATGAAGATACCTACAAGGGGGTAAGACTGGTCATTTTACCCACGGTCAGGCTGAAGGGTATCGAGAGGCCTCTCTATGAACTCATCTCCCTTCTTCATGTCTCATTCCTGAACGCCGAGGTTGTTCTTGTTCTCGGCCCTTCTCCGTTCTGTTTTCTGCCGAGGCTTTTCAAGAAGAAGGTCGTAATAAACATAGACCGCTTTGTCCGTCAGCAGAAGAAATCTGAGAAGACGTCATCATGGTATCTGCGATTTTCGGAGCAAATGTCCGGCAACAACTCCGATGCGGTAGTAACGTCAGCCAAGTGGATGCAGGAGTATTATAAAAAGCAGTATGACAAGGATTCCATTTATATTGCCTATGGAAGCGATTTGAAGAAGTATCCACCCGGGGAGATATTGAGAAGATTCGGCCTGGAGCCGAAGGGATATATCCTCTACGTGGGTCCTTTCGAACCGGCTGAGAATCCTCTCATGGTGAGGGAGGCCTTTGATGAGCTCGGAGATTCTGCG
- a CDS encoding WecB/TagA/CpsF family glycosyltransferase — MTSKSREDCVSGIVGWLKEGKRRKYFVCANPHSLEVARRDDAFDEALRSADLIVPDGVGIVIASKILGGSIRKRVTGSDIFMGLSERLNEERSFSYFFLGSTDENLEKITEKMRREYPNIGIAGTYSPPFKPEFDEKESSLMIEAVNRVKPDILWVGMTAPKQEKWILENRDRLDVSCIGAIGAVFDFYTGKVKRSHPAFQRMGLEWLPRLLREPGRLWRRNFVSNPRFLLRVFGSRFQKS, encoded by the coding sequence GTGACGTCAAAATCTCGGGAAGATTGTGTCTCCGGGATAGTCGGGTGGCTGAAAGAAGGAAAGAGACGGAAATATTTTGTCTGTGCCAATCCCCATTCGCTCGAAGTCGCGCGGAGAGACGACGCCTTCGATGAGGCCCTCAGGAGTGCCGATCTCATTGTTCCCGACGGAGTCGGTATAGTGATCGCTTCGAAGATACTCGGTGGTTCGATCAGGAAAAGGGTAACCGGCAGCGATATCTTTATGGGATTAAGCGAAAGGTTAAACGAGGAGAGGTCGTTCTCTTACTTCTTCCTCGGCTCCACGGATGAGAATCTTGAAAAGATTACGGAGAAGATGCGAAGGGAATATCCGAATATCGGGATTGCGGGAACCTACTCTCCACCGTTTAAGCCGGAGTTCGACGAGAAGGAAAGTTCTTTGATGATTGAGGCGGTGAACAGAGTAAAGCCCGATATCCTCTGGGTCGGCATGACGGCACCGAAACAGGAGAAGTGGATATTGGAAAACAGGGACCGCCTCGACGTATCGTGCATCGGTGCGATTGGTGCGGTCTTCGATTTTTATACCGGGAAGGTGAAAAGGTCCCACCCCGCTTTTCAGAGGATGGGCCTTGAATGGCTTCCGCGGCTGCTCCGCGAACCAGGGCGCCTCTGGAGGCGCAACTTTGTCTCAAATCCTCGTTTCTTGCTGCGGGTATTCGGATCGAGGTTTCAGAAAAGCTGA